The following coding sequences lie in one Saccharopolyspora hordei genomic window:
- a CDS encoding LacI family DNA-binding transcriptional regulator: MSDVARLAGVSIKTVSRVVNAESGVHPATAERVLAAIDQLGFRRNLSARNLRRGTGTGTLGLVLEDLANPFYSVLTRAVEEVARTRGKQVLTGSSDEDPARERELVLEFCARRVDGLVVVPAGHQHGYIAHEINAGTPVVFVDRPPGNLDADVVLIDNSGGTALAAEHLAAHGHREIAFLGDAPEIHTAAERLRGFREGCARAGVPFDPELVVMGPHTDESVAEALSTTLRRATALVTGNNRITIQALRALAGRPDRPALVGFDDFELADLLDPPVTVVTHETRALGRSAAELLFSRLDGDRSPPRRIVVPTQLLARGSGEVTR; the protein is encoded by the coding sequence ACGCCGAGAGCGGGGTGCACCCGGCCACGGCGGAGCGCGTGCTGGCCGCGATCGACCAGTTGGGGTTCCGGCGCAACCTCAGTGCCCGCAACCTGCGGCGCGGCACCGGGACCGGCACGCTCGGCCTGGTGCTGGAGGACCTGGCGAACCCCTTCTACTCGGTGCTGACCCGCGCGGTCGAGGAGGTCGCGCGGACCCGCGGCAAGCAGGTGCTCACCGGTTCCTCCGACGAGGACCCGGCACGGGAGCGCGAGCTGGTGCTGGAGTTCTGCGCGCGCCGCGTCGACGGCCTGGTCGTCGTTCCCGCCGGCCACCAGCACGGCTACATCGCGCACGAGATCAACGCGGGCACGCCGGTGGTGTTCGTGGACCGCCCGCCCGGCAACCTCGACGCCGACGTCGTGCTGATCGACAACTCCGGCGGTACCGCGCTCGCCGCCGAGCACCTGGCCGCGCACGGCCACCGGGAGATCGCGTTCCTGGGCGACGCCCCCGAGATCCACACCGCCGCCGAGCGGTTGCGGGGCTTCCGCGAGGGGTGCGCGCGGGCCGGTGTGCCGTTCGACCCCGAGCTGGTGGTCATGGGCCCGCACACCGACGAGTCGGTGGCCGAGGCGCTGAGCACCACCCTGCGGCGCGCGACCGCGCTGGTGACCGGCAACAACCGGATCACCATCCAGGCGCTGCGCGCGCTGGCGGGGCGGCCCGACCGCCCGGCGCTGGTGGGCTTCGACGACTTCGAGCTCGCCGACCTGCTGGACCCGCCGGTCACGGTGGTCACCCACGAAACCCGCGCGCTGGGCCGGTCGGCCGCCGAGCTGCTGTTCTCGCGGCTCGACGGTGACCGCTCCCCACCGCGCCGCATCGTCGTCCCCACCCAGCTTCTGGCCCGAGGTTCTGGAGAGGTAACCCGTTGA